The following proteins are encoded in a genomic region of Arachis stenosperma cultivar V10309 chromosome 4, arast.V10309.gnm1.PFL2, whole genome shotgun sequence:
- the LOC130975126 gene encoding uncharacterized protein LOC130975126: protein MSDQGTHFCNRKIESLLKRYGILHKVTTAYHPQTNWQAEVSNREIKRILEKVVSPQRKDWSSWLGDALWAYRMVYKTLVGMSPFRIAYGNACHLPVEIEHKAYWAVKQCDMDFTKAGIARKLQLEELECLRMEAYENARIYKEKTKAF from the coding sequence ATGAGCGACCAAGGTACTCACTTTTGTAATAGGAAGATAGAATCACTACTCAAGCGATATGGGATACTACACAAGGTTACAACCGCTTACCACCCCCAAACTAATTGGCAAGCGGAGGTGTCCAACCGGGAGATCAAGCGGATTTTGGAGAAAGTGGTGAGTCCACAAAGGAAAGACTGGAGCTCTTGGTTGGGAGATGCATTGTGGGCATATAGGATGGTCTATAAGACTCTGGTAGGGATGAGTCCCTTTCGGATTGCCTATGGGAATGCATGCCACCTCCCGGTGGAAATTGAACATAAGGCTTATTGGGCAGTTAAGCAGTGCGATATGGATTTCACCAAGGCGGGTATAGCCAGGAAATTGCAACTAGAGGAACTTGAATGTCTTAGGATGGAGGCATATGAGAATGCACGGATCTATAAAGAGAAGACTAAGGcattctga